The genomic DNA TCTATATATACACATCTTTGGACATAGTTTTATTCTCAAGTTTCAGACAGGAAAACCAAAGCTAAACTATTTGTCACTACTCATATTCCTCTCTATCATTCTCTCTGTGTTCTCCGAAACCTTTCGTTTCTTCCCAGCTAGCTAACCATGTCGAGGATACATCCGGCCGCGTCGTTCAAAGAAAGGGTTCAGTATCAGGTGGAAGATGTTCATGTGCCTCCGTCTGTGCTCACTGTGTGGAAGAGATCTAGCATGAGTTTCCAGGGAACTGATGGATTTACAGTGTTTGACGATCGCGGAATTCTAACTTTTCGAGTAGACAATTATTCAAGGAAGAACTGTTGCGTTAGAGGAGGGCTTGTCCTCATGGATGGAGCTGGAAGAGCCTTACTAACCCTCAAACCCCAGGTAATTATTTGTAATCAAAtcctcctcttcgttgtagTATGCATGTTTAGTAACCAGTTCGAATAATTATAATTCGAATTTATATGAGTTATAACATAAGTGAGTTAAATCAGTTCATCAGAGCAGTACGCTCGTTTCTCCTTATATCATATGAAACATGAAAGCTTATTCAAATCCATTTTTGTAATGAACAGATGTTGAGCTTGCAAGATCAATGGAATGCATATAGAGGAGAAGATGGATGTGGAAAGAACCCTAAATCTAGCAGAGTCTTCACCATGAAAAGTGGATCAAATCTTTTTGGCAGCAGAAATAAAAGCGAAGCAGCAGAGGTGTTCATGGGAGGGCCCACAAGCTCAAATAGTGCACCAGATTTCATAGTTGAAGGTTGTTTTAGGAGAAGAAACTGCAAAATCAGAGATTGCAGTGGAGAACTTGTGGCCACTGTGTCTAGAAAACGAGTAAATAATTCAGTCTTGCTTGAAAACGATGTGTTCAGCTTGGAGGTGCAACCTGGATTTGATCTTGAATTAATTATGGGTTTTGTAATTGTTTTGGATCGGATTTGTGGGAAGACATTTACCCCGATTTTTTGTTCTTGATTTACCTTGTGATGTACAGAAATAATCCCATATAAAACTGGATACTTTTTTACCCCACTGAATCTTATACTTTGTAGAGGAGCCATCACTCCAATTTTCTTGTATTTAATTAAACAAGGAGTTTGCAAATCTAAATTCTGGGCAGTTGATCAGGACAGTATATCCATTGCGTTGTTTAAATTGCAATTTTCGTAAATAAGCATAGTTTAGAACATCTCTCACTTCGTTATGAAGAAATAAAAGAGTTCAATCTTGCTTAATTAAGAATCTCTAAACCAACgatgatatat from Pyrus communis chromosome 17, drPyrComm1.1, whole genome shotgun sequence includes the following:
- the LOC137721895 gene encoding protein LURP-one-related 5-like gives rise to the protein MSRIHPAASFKERVQYQVEDVHVPPSVLTVWKRSSMSFQGTDGFTVFDDRGILTFRVDNYSRKNCCVRGGLVLMDGAGRALLTLKPQMLSLQDQWNAYRGEDGCGKNPKSSRVFTMKSGSNLFGSRNKSEAAEVFMGGPTSSNSAPDFIVEGCFRRRNCKIRDCSGELVATVSRKRVNNSVLLENDVFSLEVQPGFDLELIMGFVIVLDRICGKTFTPIFCS